The Thalassomonas actiniarum genome contains the following window.
TGCAATACCTGTTCACAGGTGTTGCCGATCACCTTGCCGCTCATCGCACTTTTCCCCATGCTGCCGATAATGATCACACCGGCATTGATTTTCTGCGCAATACCTGTGATCACCTTATCGGAGGAGCCAATTTTAATGTGCTGGTGCTGCTGGGCAATCTGGTATGGCTCAAGCAAAACGGAGGCGGTTTCTTTCGCCAGTGCCGTGGATTTTTGCGCATATTCTTCAGGGTCGATAAAGCCGGTATCGGATAATACCTTAGGCGGGGAAATTGCGAAGCAGCAATGAAGTTCTATGGCCATTTTATCGGCATAGTCACGGGCAAATTCCAGCAGCTTTTTATTCAGTTGCTGTTTCTCGGTACTGCTGGCGAGAAAGTCCAGGGCCAGTAAAATAGCGTCTGCGCTTTTGCGTTCTTTTTCCACCACGATATAGGAAGGTATTTGGCTTTTTCGCAGCAACAGCCAGTCAGAGGGGGTGTAAAAGAGGGTTTCGCTGCGGTGGCCTCTTTTGACATAAAAATCATATTCGTGTGTCTGGCAATGTTCTAAAATGGAGTCAACGAAATATTTGCTCCAAATGATTTCATGGCTGATTAATACCGTGTTGATGTAGGGTTTGGCATAGTCTTGCCACCAGAGCTCTTTTTGTTCAATAATTTTTTCTTTGATATGGATATTTTCCATCATGCCGAAAACATTATTGATCCAGCTCAACTCCTGATAACAACAAATTAAGACATGCACTCTTGCCTTGAGTTTTTCAGCCATTAAAACCGCTCTTTCTAAGGCATATTGGTCCTCTTGATCCTGCTCCAGAATAACAAGAATTTTTTTCATTACCGGCTCTTTTCAGATGGTTACATGTGCTAATAATTATAGTCACCGAGTTCAATATTCGCTTGCCCGAGTGTGACTTTGCCTTGGCCGATAACTTGAGCGACATCAAAGTTTCATCTTTTTTTCATTTAATGTCATAGAATTATAATGATTTAACCTTATATTAACATCATTCATACAAAAGGGTTTGTATGAAGTGGTATTGCTTTAATGATGTAAAGCGAATTTAATAAATTTTTAAGGATATAAAATGAGAAGTTATTTATCAGCATTGAGTTTGGCGCTTATGGTTTCAACCACCAGTTATGCACAAGGCCTTTCCTATGAAACCCGTGCTGTAGATGCCAGTGAAATTTTAGATGCTGCAAGAGATATACAAGTGCAAACCGGTCCTGCCTATTTGGTTAATGGCGCGCTCAGCTGCAGTGAATTTGCCAAAGAGTTTCCTCCTTACGGCGCCGATACCTATTGCCAGCTGACCGTAAACAATGAAACAAGAGCCATAGAAAAGCCGGAAAAATTACTGTCGGCGCTAAAGCAGATCAAACCTATGACCGGGCCGGCCTATTCTTTTGATGCCAATTTCAGCGCTTCTTCAATCAGTCAGGAAGTACCGCCTTATCAAGTGATCGATAAGGCAGAAATTATCGTGGCGGCCTATATTCCCACGAAAGAAATTCTGGCAGCATCGCGCAAAATACAGGCACAAACCGGTCCGGCTTACCTGGTGCGGGGACGTTTAAATTGTACCCAGATAGTCCGGGAGGTTCCGCCATATGAAAGCGAGCAAAACTGTCAGGTGACGCTGGAAAATTATTCTGCACAGGTGCAGGATCCGTCAGAGATCTTAACAGCCCTGCAGCAGATTAAAGCGCCGAGCGGACCTTATTATTCGTTTGAAGCGGACTTTACCGCAAGTTCCATTACGGCGATGTTTCCTCCGTACCAGGCCCTTGAGACCGTCAAGTTAGCACTGTTTAAATAACGGGTAGCGCTCTTGTTTGCTGTTTAATATCCGGCAATAAGCTGCCCTTCCCGGGCGGCTTATGCCGGGTATTTTCGTTATATTTTGTTTCTGCTTGATTAATGGCTGATTTGTTATGGGAATTTATTTACAGTAAGAAAAAATTTTACGGAAAGCAGGGATATGATGAAATTAGTGATCGGCAATAAAAATTACTCTTCCTGGTCATTACGGCCCTGGCTGTTACTGCAACATTTCCAGCAGCCATTCGAAGAACAGCAGATCCATTTAGGCGCAGCGGATATACGCGCACAAATGGCGCCTTTTTGTCCCAATTATAAAGTGCCGGTTTTGCTTGATGGTTCTTTAACCGTTTGGGATTCGCTGGCAATTTGTGAGTATATTAATGAGCAATATTTAGACTCTGCCGCCTGGCCAGAAGACATCGGGCAACGTGCCCGGGCGCGGGCGGTTTGCGCCGAAATGCATGCGGGGTTTAGCCACCTTCGTTCAAGCCTGCCGATGAACTGCCGGCGTATACCGGCTGCAGTTGAGTGTTGTGATGGGGTACAGACAGATATAAAGCGTATCATTGAAATATGGCAGCAATGTTTGTCGCTTAATGCTGATAGCCGCCGGGAGCAAGCTCACTTTTTGTTCGGTCAATTTTCTATTGCCGATGCCATGTTTATGCCTGTGGTTTCGCGCTTTTACAGTTATCAGGTTTCGGTGCCGGCAGATGTCAGGCAATATATGGATCATATGCTGAACTTACCGGCATATCAGCTCTGGTTGAAAGCTGCGGTCAATGAAAGTGAAACCATCGCCGCCGCAGAAGTTTAACCCGGTTACTTCCCTGAGAAATAGCCGGAAGATAGCCCAAGAAAACGGCCCCGGCTGCTCTTTTAAGCGCAAACGTCTTGAAACAGCTGATCGGCCAGTTGTTGTAATATTGCCGGTTCGGGCGCGGTTTGGGCAAAAGTGCGCAGGCCATAAATGCCCATCACAAAAAAGCGTCCAAGGTGCGCGCTATCCCTTTGATTGTTAAGCTCGCCGTTTGTTTGTGCCAGGCTGAATTTATCCGTGATCGCCTGTTGCCAGCCGTTGAGGTTGGCGGTGATCATGGCCTGTATTTCTTCGTCCTGGCTGGCGATTTCGCTCAGGGCCTTGGTCAACAAGCATGCCTGGGGCACGCCGGTGAGCAAGCATTCGCCGACTATACTGTCCAGGTAGTTTTTTAGCTGAGATAAAATCGGACCTTTGCCGGAAAAAAAGCTTTGCAGCTCTGTTGTTCTGTCTTGCTGATATTGATCTAATGCCGCCAGCAATAAACCCCGTTTATTATCAAAGGCGCAATAAATTGATCCCGGATGCAAGCCCGTGGCTTTGGTCAAATCCTGCATGCTGGTTTTAGCGTAACCTTTATTCATAAAGGCATGCATGGCGGCTCTTAGTACATGTTCGCGATCAAACTCGGCATTTCTCATGGGTAATTTTTGTCCATTGTTTCCGGCATCATTCCCGGCTATCCACATTAGGAATAGGGGGACGATTTATAACATTCCCGGCTATTGTACTTAAATTTGAACAGGCATTCAAAAATAATACTTGAATACTCATTCAAGAAAGCGTATCTTGAACGCATATTCAAGAAAGAGAGATGGCGATGACAGACAATTTATTTCACCCTTATGCCCTTAATAACACCATTGAGCTCAATAACCGTATCCTGATGGCGCCATTGACCCGTTGTATGGCGGATGATGATTTAGTGCCGACGCAAGCCATGGCAGATTATTACGGCCGCCGCAGTGAGGCCGGGCTGATTATTTCCGAAGCGGTTATTATCCGCCCTGATGGTCAGGGGTATCCCAATACCCCGGGATTATTTAGCCCCGAGCAAATCAACGGCTGGTTAAAAGTGACCGATGCGGTACATGAAAATGGCGGTAAAATTTTCGCCCAGTTATGGCATACCGGCCGGGTAGCACATCCTCACTTTTTTGGCGGTGGTGAGGTCTTGGCGCCTTCTGCCGTTGGTGTTGAAGGCACAGTGCCGAGAATGCGTGAACTGGTTTACCAGACCCCGAAAGCCGCAAGTCATCAAGACATCGCCCGGTTGGTAAAAGATTATGCCCAGGCGGCGGCCAATGCCATCGACGCCGGTTTTGACGGCGTGGAAATTCACGGGGCAAACGGTTATTTAATTGATCAGTTTTTACACCATGACAGTAACCGCCGCAGCGATGAATATGGCGGCACTCCTGAAAACATGATCCGGTTTGCCCTGGAAGTTGTCGATGCCATCACCGGCCGTATCGGCAGCGACAGAACTGCACTGCGTATCAGCCCGGGGGCTTATTTTAATATGGCCGGCGACAGCCGGGATCGCAACGTGTTTGATCTTCTGCTGGCTGAACTTGAGCAAAGGGATCTGGCCTTTTTACATATTGGCATTTTTGATGACAGCATGGAATTTGATTACCTTGGCGGACGGGCGTCGAGTTATGTGCGCGGTAATTACCGCAATACTTTAGTCGGCGTGGGCAGCTATAGTGCAGACAGTGCCAGTGCTGCCATCGGTGAAGATAAGTTTGACTTAATTGCCATCGGCCGGCCTTTTATTGCCAACCCGGATTATGTTGCTAAGGTACGGGCCGGTGAAGAGTTGACGCCTTATTCCGAAGATATGCTGGCCAGTTTGGTTTAGGAGCCAGTTATCAATTTGCTGCCGGGTCCTGAAACAGGGCAGGGTTTTAGTTGTTTTATTGGCTTTGTTTCAGGACTGCTTCGATGTTGTTATAACGCCATTTTTCGGCGATTTTCCGGAAGCGGCCATTGTTTTTAATGCTGTTAATGGCCGTGGACAGGGTGGCGATAATGTCGGGAGCGGTTTTATTACTGCAGGCGAGATAAAATTTTATCGGTGCATGATTAATGCGTAAATAATCCTGAAATATTTTTGGATCAATTTGATTATATTTGGCCCGGTAGTTCAGGGTTATTTTATCGGTCAGGATTAAGTCGATATGGCTTCGGGTGATTAACAGCTTAAGGAAAGAGTCGGGATTATCCACGATAAACAGGTTTTTGTTGACGATAAAGCCGTGTTTGAGCAGATATTGCTGGGTAAAGTCATCCTTTAGTACTGCGGTATGATATTTTTTTGCATCCTCGATACTGTTTAAGGAAATGGCTTTATTCGCAGCTAAACCGACAAAGCTACTGTTGGTGATGGAGATCGGCGTTGTCCATTGAAACAGCTTTTCCCTTTCTTTCGTCCGGGCCATGGAATAAATACAGGCATTTTCTTTTTTACTGGCAATATTGTAGGAACGGCTCCAGGGATATAAGGCCAGTTCATAGTTATAGGGTGTCAGGGCAAGTGCGGCACGTATGATATCTGTGGTAAATCCTGTGAGTTCATTGCCAACTTTCATTTGAAAGGGGGGCATGTGCTCGGTCACTATCAATAATTTGCTTGCATCTGTTTTTGCCGCGATAGCTGCTGGCAGCAACAGGCCAAGGGTTAAAAAAATAAAAAATTTTATTTTCATGCTGCTTTAACCGCCGGGAAGCCGTAGTGTTAACTTAAAGGAATTCTGTTATCTCGTCCAGTGGCAGCTGAGTTGTTCAATCAGGCCGCCCTTTATCCAAGATGCAGGGGCGGCCGTGACCGGGGATTGTTAAATCGGTTTATCGACTAGCCCCTTTGAGGGCGGCGCAATAACAGCAACCCGGTTAAGGCGAGTAACAGCAAGGCGCTGCCGCCTGGCTCCGGTACGGGGGCTGTTACTTGTGCAGAGGCGGCGGCGCTAAAATCGATGTCCGTTAACGGTGATGAAGTTCCCGGGGCATAGAAGTTTCCATCCGGCTCGAAAGAGAAACTTGAGCTGCCCGGGTTTAAGGCTGTTAAGGTAAAGGCCGCCAGCAGAAAGTCACCGCTGTTTGCTGAAAAATCAAGAAAGCTGATGGCCAGCCCGCTAGCGGTTTGTGAGCTGACAAAACCAAACGGATCCAGATCAGTCACCAGGGAAGTCAAATCCAGCGAAAATATCGAGCTGTCGAATGAAAAATCAAGATCAAAATAGTCGAACTCAGCAAAGTCGCGGGCGTTTAAACGTATTTCCAGGCTTTCCCCCTGAAGCAGCCGATCTGTACTCAGCTCAATATCGATTAAACCTGCATGGGCATTAAACCCCGTTAAAAACGTGAGCAAAATAAAAAGTTTTTTCATGATGGTTTCCTGTTATTCATTATTATTGTTTGTGCGTATTATGATTTAACGGTAAACGGCTCAAAGGCAGCACCTGGCCACTACACAAGCCGCTGCCAGGTGGTTTGCCGTTTATCGCAACTTTTGGAGCAAATGTTGCCTGCCAAGTCAGCTAAGGAGCCGGTGCCTGCAGCGCACATCTGTCATAGCTGCAACGGGCCTGTAGTGCGCGGACATCGGTGACATCGAACTGTCCGTCGCGGTTGGCATCAAACTGGGCAGGGATATCCTGCCCCTGCTGTATCGCCGTCATCAAGCTGCGGATATCGGCCATATCGATATCGCCGTCCAGATCCCAGTCACCGGATAAGTGGATATTCAGGGTGAGGGATTCGGTGGCGCTGTTACCCCGGTTGTCGGTAACCATCAGGGATACGGTATAAGTGCCGGTCTCGCTATAGCTATGCTGTGGAGATGCCAGCTCGCTTACTTCACCGTCGCCGAACTGCCAGAAATACTCCAGGATATCACCGTCGGTATCGTATGAGTTTTCACCGTTGAAGCTGATGGCATTGTCTACCAGGTTTGCGCCCTGATATTCTATTTTGGCATAGGGTAATAAATCGGTGGAGCCAGAGGTTTGATAATATACCTGCAGGGTATTCTGGCTGTAGCTGCTGGCGGTATCTATCTGCACATAAAAACTGCCGCCGCTGTCAAACTCGCAATATTCGACGCCGTATTTTGCCGCCTGAGGCCGGCAGTGGGCATCCTGGCGGTTAATTGCGTTATCTGACACGGCAGTTGTTGAAGCAAAAGGAATATTCTGACTGACATAGAGGTCCGGGTTGCCCCTTAATACGTCATTGATCACTATGACGACCTGCTCGGCATCTTCGGGGATGTTAAAGCGATAATTTTTTACCGGATCGCCCGCTTGTGCCGCCAGTTCTTTTTCATTATGTAAAAATACCCGGCTGCAGCCGTCGCATAAGGTGGCATCGTCAAGGCTGAATACCCTCAGCTGCGCCGAGGAATAACTGCTGTAGGCATGGATTGCGCCATGGTAATCGGGGGCGTTCACCGGTGTTGTTGTCAGGGCGATCTCAGGGGTGCCGCTGGCGTTAAATGAAATATAGTCGGCATCCCAGTTGCCATTTTCATCCGCCGTTGGCTCGGATCCCTTTGACAGGTAAAGATCGGGATCCTGGCTGTAGCCGTCCAGGTAAAATGCCAGCGCCTGGGTACCTTCGGGCACTGTAAGCTCAAAGCGGCTGATGCCGTCTTGTTCGGCGCTAAGATCTGTCTGCTGGAAAATAACGGTTTTACCTTGCGGGTCAAATGCCTGGTCTGCGCCTGTGCCATCCCACACCGGCTGTTCGCTGCTGGTATATTGTGCTAAA
Protein-coding sequences here:
- a CDS encoding universal stress protein, producing the protein MKKILVILEQDQEDQYALERAVLMAEKLKARVHVLICCYQELSWINNVFGMMENIHIKEKIIEQKELWWQDYAKPYINTVLISHEIIWSKYFVDSILEHCQTHEYDFYVKRGHRSETLFYTPSDWLLLRKSQIPSYIVVEKERKSADAILLALDFLASSTEKQQLNKKLLEFARDYADKMAIELHCCFAISPPKVLSDTGFIDPEEYAQKSTALAKETASVLLEPYQIAQQHQHIKIGSSDKVITGIAQKINAGVIIIGSMGKSAMSGKVIGNTCEQVLHISKKDVLVLGL
- a CDS encoding glutathione S-transferase family protein — translated: MMKLVIGNKNYSSWSLRPWLLLQHFQQPFEEQQIHLGAADIRAQMAPFCPNYKVPVLLDGSLTVWDSLAICEYINEQYLDSAAWPEDIGQRARARAVCAEMHAGFSHLRSSLPMNCRRIPAAVECCDGVQTDIKRIIEIWQQCLSLNADSRREQAHFLFGQFSIADAMFMPVVSRFYSYQVSVPADVRQYMDHMLNLPAYQLWLKAAVNESETIAAAEV
- a CDS encoding TetR/AcrR family transcriptional regulator — protein: MRNAEFDREHVLRAAMHAFMNKGYAKTSMQDLTKATGLHPGSIYCAFDNKRGLLLAALDQYQQDRTTELQSFFSGKGPILSQLKNYLDSIVGECLLTGVPQACLLTKALSEIASQDEEIQAMITANLNGWQQAITDKFSLAQTNGELNNQRDSAHLGRFFVMGIYGLRTFAQTAPEPAILQQLADQLFQDVCA
- a CDS encoding alkene reductase, with product MTDNLFHPYALNNTIELNNRILMAPLTRCMADDDLVPTQAMADYYGRRSEAGLIISEAVIIRPDGQGYPNTPGLFSPEQINGWLKVTDAVHENGGKIFAQLWHTGRVAHPHFFGGGEVLAPSAVGVEGTVPRMRELVYQTPKAASHQDIARLVKDYAQAAANAIDAGFDGVEIHGANGYLIDQFLHHDSNRRSDEYGGTPENMIRFALEVVDAITGRIGSDRTALRISPGAYFNMAGDSRDRNVFDLLLAELEQRDLAFLHIGIFDDSMEFDYLGGRASSYVRGNYRNTLVGVGSYSADSASAAIGEDKFDLIAIGRPFIANPDYVAKVRAGEELTPYSEDMLASLV
- a CDS encoding transporter substrate-binding domain-containing protein; the protein is MKIKFFIFLTLGLLLPAAIAAKTDASKLLIVTEHMPPFQMKVGNELTGFTTDIIRAALALTPYNYELALYPWSRSYNIASKKENACIYSMARTKEREKLFQWTTPISITNSSFVGLAANKAISLNSIEDAKKYHTAVLKDDFTQQYLLKHGFIVNKNLFIVDNPDSFLKLLITRSHIDLILTDKITLNYRAKYNQIDPKIFQDYLRINHAPIKFYLACSNKTAPDIIATLSTAINSIKNNGRFRKIAEKWRYNNIEAVLKQSQ
- a CDS encoding cohesin domain-containing protein, with protein sequence MKKLFILLTFLTGFNAHAGLIDIELSTDRLLQGESLEIRLNARDFAEFDYFDLDFSFDSSIFSLDLTSLVTDLDPFGFVSSQTASGLAISFLDFSANSGDFLLAAFTLTALNPGSSSFSFEPDGNFYAPGTSSPLTDIDFSAAASAQVTAPVPEPGGSALLLLALTGLLLLRRPQRG
- a CDS encoding M43 family zinc metalloprotease, whose amino-acid sequence is MKNKKWLSSSLLMLVMPSLPVLAAEATFSALSSTPGPDFLRQADDQPGRHICGVDDNGQDWPELLDTLTQELKANRQARKLADGLKSPLTAKQALNQAAENDIIARGEGLKDRYYIPVVVHVYGQRYNCDDAAGYCLTDEKIIEALNLTNADFQGLNTQDGPIHEHFQSIRDNLNIEFVLAAKTPDGEPSNGIVRYDHEQTGYGGTRVNSQVANDAWDNYKYLNIYIMQDLYGSGTLNNSGVAWYPDVAMSDAGIARVVYNGDYLGVNTNENFRSVLTHEFGHWLNLIHTFSGNSCSIDGEAFCRLSGDRSCDTPQMENSYLRDNEANCIGQATNTENFMHYSDNYAMFTAGQISRMKAALHGDARRSIWSNSNLIATGLAQYTSSEQPVWDGTGADQAFDPQGKTVIFQQTDLSAEQDGISRFELTVPEGTQALAFYLDGYSQDPDLYLSKGSEPTADENGNWDADYISFNASGTPEIALTTTPVNAPDYHGAIHAYSSYSSAQLRVFSLDDATLCDGCSRVFLHNEKELAAQAGDPVKNYRFNIPEDAEQVVIVINDVLRGNPDLYVSQNIPFASTTAVSDNAINRQDAHCRPQAAKYGVEYCEFDSGGSFYVQIDTASSYSQNTLQVYYQTSGSTDLLPYAKIEYQGANLVDNAISFNGENSYDTDGDILEYFWQFGDGEVSELASPQHSYSETGTYTVSLMVTDNRGNSATESLTLNIHLSGDWDLDGDIDMADIRSLMTAIQQGQDIPAQFDANRDGQFDVTDVRALQARCSYDRCALQAPAP